Proteins from a genomic interval of Enterococcus faecium:
- a CDS encoding ABC transporter ATP-binding protein, producing the protein MTEYAIRLKDITKSYNMYAKPSDRFREALNPFKKSYHDVFYALKNVNVEIKKGEMIGFVGENGSGKSTMLKIITGVLTPTSGTMEIEGKISALLELGSGFNPEYSGYENIYLNGMVLGFSREEVDEMVDDIIEFADIGDHIYQPVKTYSSGMFVRLAFAVAINVNPDILIVDEALAVGDLEFQLKCMEKFTEIKNSGKTILFVSHDISSIRRFCDRSYWLKNGEVVEYGDTMEVTTNYENFLKKKSVKTVDRNKNQVERFAAPDIVDVTKAELLDKDKNPVDMLEQGEKLYVKVTYEVKDDTIKNPVLGIALRTVDNFYVCGLNTLLDGIKIPWKKGENIFYLEYEKLGLLAGEYYFDVAVFEENATVPLVYKTKYMNLFVSGSYIGEGIVVLDHKWEEGTHSNEI; encoded by the coding sequence ATGACAGAATATGCAATTAGACTAAAAGATATCACAAAATCTTATAATATGTACGCAAAACCTTCGGATCGATTTCGTGAAGCCCTCAATCCTTTTAAGAAATCCTATCATGATGTATTTTATGCGTTGAAAAACGTGAATGTAGAAATAAAAAAAGGTGAGATGATCGGTTTCGTGGGAGAAAACGGATCGGGAAAATCTACAATGTTGAAAATCATTACGGGAGTACTGACACCAACATCCGGCACGATGGAAATCGAAGGAAAAATCTCAGCTTTGCTAGAACTAGGTTCAGGATTCAATCCTGAGTATTCTGGTTATGAAAATATCTATTTAAATGGAATGGTTCTAGGATTTTCAAGAGAAGAAGTCGATGAAATGGTCGATGATATCATTGAATTTGCTGATATTGGCGACCATATTTATCAACCTGTAAAAACCTATTCAAGTGGGATGTTCGTTCGTCTAGCTTTTGCTGTAGCGATCAATGTGAATCCTGATATTTTGATTGTGGATGAAGCATTGGCAGTAGGAGATCTTGAATTCCAACTGAAATGTATGGAAAAATTTACAGAAATTAAGAACTCGGGAAAAACGATTTTATTCGTTTCTCATGATATTAGTTCGATTCGCCGTTTTTGTGATCGTTCCTATTGGTTGAAAAATGGAGAAGTTGTCGAATATGGTGATACGATGGAAGTAACGACGAATTACGAAAACTTTTTGAAGAAAAAATCAGTTAAAACAGTAGATCGAAATAAAAACCAAGTAGAACGCTTCGCAGCTCCAGATATCGTAGACGTGACGAAAGCCGAATTGTTGGATAAAGATAAAAATCCAGTGGATATGCTGGAACAAGGAGAAAAACTATACGTTAAAGTAACCTATGAAGTAAAAGACGATACAATCAAAAATCCAGTTTTAGGAATTGCTCTGCGTACAGTCGACAATTTTTATGTGTGCGGACTCAATACTCTACTAGATGGTATCAAGATCCCTTGGAAAAAAGGTGAGAATATCTTTTATCTGGAGTATGAAAAGTTAGGTTTGTTAGCTGGTGAATATTATTTTGACGTTGCGGTCTTTGAAGAAAATGCAACGGTTCCTTTGGTATACAAGACAAAATACATGAACTTGTTTGTCAGCGGTTCTTATATCGGAGAAGGCATCGTGGTCTTAGACCATAAATGGGAAGAAGGGACTCATAGCAATGAAATATGA